In Bactrocera oleae isolate idBacOlea1 chromosome 3, idBacOlea1, whole genome shotgun sequence, a genomic segment contains:
- the GluRIIA gene encoding glutamate receptor ionotropic, kainate 2 isoform X1 gives MRFRNIFGPLLLMSAVKLTHEYTNSGDIEVKVGVLFFRDEYDIELSFDEAFHEINNNKLFGLSFQLIKRFVPNDDSFILQQLTCELISDGVVAIFGPSSKTSTDIVAVIANATGIPHMEFDWRIESPTQDRLNNRMTINVAPSVSMISKAYFSIIKSNYEWNQFTLVYETEAGLARLQDLMNIKPLDSEQIKIRYIEDYKSDLRVLWKEISETFHENRVILDCDADSLQSLILTAKEFKMLGSFKYLFLSHLNTHNSPLQSMYDADYRANITSVRLKLVDENPFRRKKTRLRPIDEIFQNQILLPVLMYDAVVLFANAARNVITKVRTYAAPQRRCEFEPGRPWYIGRQIVREMKAISEDEVEPPFKTENLKIDENGQRTQFNLEIYKPTTNEILAVWKSDGTISPPTSIQFGTGSSSSTPDFSLERKKFIVTTRFEAPYFMLKEDYENLRGMERYEGYAVDLIQKLSDIMGFEYEFLIEGRTGKLNPETGEWDGMIRRLIDHQAQIAISDITITQARRQVVDFTVPFMQLGISILYYKRPPAAKNEFAFLEPFAEEVWYYLMLTQLIMTLLFVILARFSHDEWTNPNPADSDPEELENIWNNSNSFWLMIGSIMQQGCDILPKGPPMRILSSMWWFFTLMMVNAYIANLAASLTNNKLPSEFDSLESLIEQDKVKYGTLAGGSTSVFFSESNETEYKRAWNQMISFKPSAFTSSNKEGVDRVRKGNGSYAFLMETTSMSYNIERDCNLKQVGSQFSEKHYALAVPLGAEYRSNLSVSLLQLSEKGELYNLKHRWWTPTVELECPSADAADGDELSIIELSGVFLVLGAGVVTSFIIGFCEFLWNVQTVAVKEKTTPWQAFKAELCFVLKFWITKKPAIISESTKSSISSNSSSKRSFDRSHSRSHSHVSGRSRRTKSKTRERDRERSVLSRRYYD, from the exons ATGCgttttcgcaacattttcggtCCATTATTGTTGATGAGCGCGGTTAAGCTAACGCATGAATACACCAATAGTGGCGATATTGAAGTGAAAGTTG GTGTTCTCTTCTTTCGCGATGAATACGATATTGAATTGAGTTTTGACGAGGCATTCCATgagataaataataacaaattgttTGGCTTAAGTTTTCAACTGATAAAACGTTTTGTACCCAACGATGATAGTTTCATATTACAGCAGTTAA CATGTGAATTGATTTCAGATGgcgttgttgctatttttggaCCAAGTTCAAAGACGTCTACTG ACATTGTTGCCGTGATAGCCAACGCCACCGGTATACCGCACATGGAATTCGACTGGAGAATTGAGTCTCCAACTCAAGATCGTCTTAATAATAGAATGACCATCAATGTGGCACCGTCAGTTTCGATGATCTCAAAGGCTTATTTCAGCATAATAAAATCCAATTATGAATGGAACCAATTTACGCTTGTCTATGAAACAGAGGCTG GACTCGCTCGTTTACAAGATCTCATGAATATCAAACCGTTGGATAGTGAACAAATAAAGATCCGTTATATTGAGGATTATAAAAGTGATTTGCGTGTACTTTGGAAAGAGATTAGTGAAACCTTTCATGAAAATAGAGTCATACTCGATTGCGATGCGGATTCGTTGCAAAGCTTGATATTGACTGCAAAGGAGTTCAAGATGTTGGGTTCATTTAAG tactTGTTTCTGTCCCATTTAAATACGCATAATTCACCATTGCAAAGTATGTATGATGCCGACTACAGGGCAAATATAACCTCTGTGAGATTAAAATTAGTCGACGAGAATCCCTTTCGGCGAAAGAAGACGCGCTTACGCCCAATCGAT GAAATCTTTCAAAATCAAATCTTATTACCGGTATTAATGTATGACGCTGTCGTTTTGTTTGCGAATGCCGCTAGAAATGTAATTACCAAAGTAAGAACGTATGCGGCACCACAAAGGCGTTGCGAATTCGAGCCCGGTCGACCCTGGTATATTGGTCGCCAAATTGTGCGCGAAATGAAGGCC ATCTCCGAAGACGAAGTTGAACCACCGTTTAAAACGGAAAATCTTAAAATCGACGAAAATGGTCAACGCACACAATTCAATTTGGAAATCTACAAACCCACCACCAATGAAATTTTAGCTGTTTGGAAGTCTGATGGCACAATCTCACCGCCAACTTCGATTCAATTTGGAACCGGTAGTTCTTCATCGACGCCCGATTTCTCTTTAGAGCGTAAAAAGTTTATAGTGACAACACGTTTCGAGGCGCCCTATTTCATGTTGAA AGAAGATTATGAAAATCTGCGTGGTATGGAAAGGTACGAAGGCTATGCAGTGGATTTGATACAAAAGCTCTCAGATATAATGGGTTTCGAGTATGAATTCTTAATTGAAGGTCGTACAGGAAAGCTGAATCCCGAAACAGGCGAGTGGGATGGCATGATACGGCGCTTAATTGATCAT caAGCACAAATCGCCATCTCTGATATAACAATTACTCAGGCTCGACGTCAGGTAGTTGATTTTACGGTGCCTTTCATGCAACTGGGTATTAGTATACTGTATTATAAAAGACCACCGGCAGCCAAGAATGAATTTGCATTTTTGGAACCCTTTGCGGAAGAGGTGTGGTACTATTTGATGTTGACACAGTTGATTATGACGTTGCTGTTTGTAATATTAGCGCG TTTCTCACATGACGAGTGGACGAATCCTAATCCAGCTGATTCCGATCCCGAAGAactcgaaaatatatggaataaTTCAAACTCATTTTGGTTGATGATTGGTTCTATTATGCAACAGGGTTGCGATATACTACCGAA AGGTCCACCGATGCGTATACTCAGCAGTATGTGGTGGTTCTTCACATTGATGATGGTCAATGCTTATATCGCCAATTTGGCTGCGTCGCTAACCAACAATAAGTTACCGAGCGAATTTGATAGTCTTGAAAGTCTTATCGAACAGGATAAGGTTAAGTATGGCACTTTAGCTGGTGGCAGCACATCGGTTTTCTTTTCCGAATCGAATGAGACAGAATATAAAAGAGCATGGAATCAAATGATCTCCTTTAAGCCATCAGCCTTCACATCGAGTAATAAAGAAGGTGTCGACCGTGTACGTAAAGGTAATGGCAGTTATGCTTTTCTCATGGAAACGACTTCAATGTCGTACAATATTGAACGGGATTGTAATCTAAAACAAGTTGGTAGTCAATTTAGTGAGAAGCATTACGCTTTAGCGGTACCACTAG GTGCTGAGTATCGTTCTAATTTGAGCGTCTCATTGTTGCAACTCAGTGAGAAGGGAGAACTATACAATTTGAAGCATCGCTGGTGGACACCGACTGTTGAACTTGAATGTCCAAGTGCGGATGCAGCCGATGGAGATGAGCTCTCTATTATCGAATTGAGCGGTGTATTTCTTGTGCTCGGCGCCGGTGTGGTGACCTCTTTCATTATAGGATTCTGCGAGTTTTTATGGAATGTGCAAACGGTTGCCGTGAAGGAAAAG ACTACACCATGGCAAGCTTTCAAGGCCgaactttgttttgttttaaagttttggaTTACAAAAAAACCTGCGATTATTTCGGAGAGTACAAAGTCCTCAATTTCATCGAATTCTTCTTCGAAACGGTCGTTTGATCGTTCACACTCTCGTTCTCACAGTCATGTTAGCGGTCGTTCTCGACGAACTAAGTCAAAGACACGTGAGCGTGACCGTGAACGCAGTGTACTCAGTCGCCGATATTATGactaa
- the GluRIIA gene encoding glutamate receptor ionotropic, kainate 2 isoform X2 encodes MEFDWRIESPTQDRLNNRMTINVAPSVSMISKAYFSIIKSNYEWNQFTLVYETEAGLARLQDLMNIKPLDSEQIKIRYIEDYKSDLRVLWKEISETFHENRVILDCDADSLQSLILTAKEFKMLGSFKYLFLSHLNTHNSPLQSMYDADYRANITSVRLKLVDENPFRRKKTRLRPIDEIFQNQILLPVLMYDAVVLFANAARNVITKVRTYAAPQRRCEFEPGRPWYIGRQIVREMKAISEDEVEPPFKTENLKIDENGQRTQFNLEIYKPTTNEILAVWKSDGTISPPTSIQFGTGSSSSTPDFSLERKKFIVTTRFEAPYFMLKEDYENLRGMERYEGYAVDLIQKLSDIMGFEYEFLIEGRTGKLNPETGEWDGMIRRLIDHQAQIAISDITITQARRQVVDFTVPFMQLGISILYYKRPPAAKNEFAFLEPFAEEVWYYLMLTQLIMTLLFVILARFSHDEWTNPNPADSDPEELENIWNNSNSFWLMIGSIMQQGCDILPKGPPMRILSSMWWFFTLMMVNAYIANLAASLTNNKLPSEFDSLESLIEQDKVKYGTLAGGSTSVFFSESNETEYKRAWNQMISFKPSAFTSSNKEGVDRVRKGNGSYAFLMETTSMSYNIERDCNLKQVGSQFSEKHYALAVPLGAEYRSNLSVSLLQLSEKGELYNLKHRWWTPTVELECPSADAADGDELSIIELSGVFLVLGAGVVTSFIIGFCEFLWNVQTVAVKEKTTPWQAFKAELCFVLKFWITKKPAIISESTKSSISSNSSSKRSFDRSHSRSHSHVSGRSRRTKSKTRERDRERSVLSRRYYD; translated from the exons ATGGAATTCGACTGGAGAATTGAGTCTCCAACTCAAGATCGTCTTAATAATAGAATGACCATCAATGTGGCACCGTCAGTTTCGATGATCTCAAAGGCTTATTTCAGCATAATAAAATCCAATTATGAATGGAACCAATTTACGCTTGTCTATGAAACAGAGGCTG GACTCGCTCGTTTACAAGATCTCATGAATATCAAACCGTTGGATAGTGAACAAATAAAGATCCGTTATATTGAGGATTATAAAAGTGATTTGCGTGTACTTTGGAAAGAGATTAGTGAAACCTTTCATGAAAATAGAGTCATACTCGATTGCGATGCGGATTCGTTGCAAAGCTTGATATTGACTGCAAAGGAGTTCAAGATGTTGGGTTCATTTAAG tactTGTTTCTGTCCCATTTAAATACGCATAATTCACCATTGCAAAGTATGTATGATGCCGACTACAGGGCAAATATAACCTCTGTGAGATTAAAATTAGTCGACGAGAATCCCTTTCGGCGAAAGAAGACGCGCTTACGCCCAATCGAT GAAATCTTTCAAAATCAAATCTTATTACCGGTATTAATGTATGACGCTGTCGTTTTGTTTGCGAATGCCGCTAGAAATGTAATTACCAAAGTAAGAACGTATGCGGCACCACAAAGGCGTTGCGAATTCGAGCCCGGTCGACCCTGGTATATTGGTCGCCAAATTGTGCGCGAAATGAAGGCC ATCTCCGAAGACGAAGTTGAACCACCGTTTAAAACGGAAAATCTTAAAATCGACGAAAATGGTCAACGCACACAATTCAATTTGGAAATCTACAAACCCACCACCAATGAAATTTTAGCTGTTTGGAAGTCTGATGGCACAATCTCACCGCCAACTTCGATTCAATTTGGAACCGGTAGTTCTTCATCGACGCCCGATTTCTCTTTAGAGCGTAAAAAGTTTATAGTGACAACACGTTTCGAGGCGCCCTATTTCATGTTGAA AGAAGATTATGAAAATCTGCGTGGTATGGAAAGGTACGAAGGCTATGCAGTGGATTTGATACAAAAGCTCTCAGATATAATGGGTTTCGAGTATGAATTCTTAATTGAAGGTCGTACAGGAAAGCTGAATCCCGAAACAGGCGAGTGGGATGGCATGATACGGCGCTTAATTGATCAT caAGCACAAATCGCCATCTCTGATATAACAATTACTCAGGCTCGACGTCAGGTAGTTGATTTTACGGTGCCTTTCATGCAACTGGGTATTAGTATACTGTATTATAAAAGACCACCGGCAGCCAAGAATGAATTTGCATTTTTGGAACCCTTTGCGGAAGAGGTGTGGTACTATTTGATGTTGACACAGTTGATTATGACGTTGCTGTTTGTAATATTAGCGCG TTTCTCACATGACGAGTGGACGAATCCTAATCCAGCTGATTCCGATCCCGAAGAactcgaaaatatatggaataaTTCAAACTCATTTTGGTTGATGATTGGTTCTATTATGCAACAGGGTTGCGATATACTACCGAA AGGTCCACCGATGCGTATACTCAGCAGTATGTGGTGGTTCTTCACATTGATGATGGTCAATGCTTATATCGCCAATTTGGCTGCGTCGCTAACCAACAATAAGTTACCGAGCGAATTTGATAGTCTTGAAAGTCTTATCGAACAGGATAAGGTTAAGTATGGCACTTTAGCTGGTGGCAGCACATCGGTTTTCTTTTCCGAATCGAATGAGACAGAATATAAAAGAGCATGGAATCAAATGATCTCCTTTAAGCCATCAGCCTTCACATCGAGTAATAAAGAAGGTGTCGACCGTGTACGTAAAGGTAATGGCAGTTATGCTTTTCTCATGGAAACGACTTCAATGTCGTACAATATTGAACGGGATTGTAATCTAAAACAAGTTGGTAGTCAATTTAGTGAGAAGCATTACGCTTTAGCGGTACCACTAG GTGCTGAGTATCGTTCTAATTTGAGCGTCTCATTGTTGCAACTCAGTGAGAAGGGAGAACTATACAATTTGAAGCATCGCTGGTGGACACCGACTGTTGAACTTGAATGTCCAAGTGCGGATGCAGCCGATGGAGATGAGCTCTCTATTATCGAATTGAGCGGTGTATTTCTTGTGCTCGGCGCCGGTGTGGTGACCTCTTTCATTATAGGATTCTGCGAGTTTTTATGGAATGTGCAAACGGTTGCCGTGAAGGAAAAG ACTACACCATGGCAAGCTTTCAAGGCCgaactttgttttgttttaaagttttggaTTACAAAAAAACCTGCGATTATTTCGGAGAGTACAAAGTCCTCAATTTCATCGAATTCTTCTTCGAAACGGTCGTTTGATCGTTCACACTCTCGTTCTCACAGTCATGTTAGCGGTCGTTCTCGACGAACTAAGTCAAAGACACGTGAGCGTGACCGTGAACGCAGTGTACTCAGTCGCCGATATTATGactaa